The Bacillus vallismortis genome window below encodes:
- the thiT gene encoding energy-coupled thiamine transporter ThiT, whose protein sequence is MNQSKQLVRLIEIAIMTAAAVILDIVSGMFLRMPQGGSVSIMMIPIFLISFRWGVKAGLTTGLLTGLVQIAIGNLFAQHPIQLFLDYIIAFTAIGISGCFAYTVRKAAAAKTKGKLIVSVVSAVFIGSFLRYAAHVVSGAVFFGSYAPKGTPIWIYSLTYNATYMVPSFIICSIVLCLLFMTAPRLLKTDKA, encoded by the coding sequence ATGAATCAATCTAAGCAACTGGTTCGCCTTATAGAAATTGCAATTATGACTGCGGCTGCTGTTATTTTAGACATCGTCTCAGGAATGTTTCTTAGAATGCCTCAAGGTGGCTCGGTCTCCATCATGATGATACCGATCTTTTTAATTTCGTTTCGGTGGGGTGTTAAAGCAGGCCTTACTACCGGTCTGCTGACAGGTCTAGTTCAGATAGCGATCGGAAACTTATTCGCACAACATCCTATACAGCTTTTCCTAGATTATATTATCGCGTTCACAGCAATTGGAATAAGCGGCTGTTTCGCTTATACTGTCCGCAAAGCAGCTGCAGCAAAAACAAAAGGGAAATTGATTGTTTCAGTTGTCAGCGCAGTTTTTATCGGCAGTTTCCTGCGCTATGCCGCGCATGTCGTTTCAGGGGCTGTGTTTTTCGGCAGCTATGCTCCAAAAGGAACGCCGATATGGATTTATTCTTTAACTTATAATGCAACTTATATGGTTCCTTCATTCATCATCTGTTCAATTGTCCTTTGTTTGTTATTTATGACAGCACCGCGTTTGCTCAAAACTGACAAAGCTTAA
- a CDS encoding N-acetyltransferase family protein produces the protein MATVREAKLKDIKDIAKVHVDSWRTTYRGIIPADYLNGLDYKEFEDKWKSRSLKGVFVAQDEKDSIFGFASFGPIRSEQEGYDSELYAIYLLEEHQRQGAGRALLAKGAEFLLHHGFSSMFVWVIEQNPSISFYQAYSPERKAEDSFEIAGERLKEIGFGWPDLSALKTILNR, from the coding sequence ATGGCAACTGTGAGAGAAGCAAAGTTAAAGGATATAAAAGACATTGCAAAAGTGCATGTCGACAGCTGGAGAACAACATATCGCGGCATCATCCCGGCTGACTACTTAAATGGTTTGGACTACAAGGAATTTGAAGACAAATGGAAAAGCCGCTCGTTAAAAGGTGTATTTGTCGCTCAAGATGAAAAAGACTCAATATTCGGCTTTGCTTCATTTGGCCCTATTCGCTCTGAACAAGAAGGCTATGACAGCGAGCTATATGCGATTTACCTTTTAGAGGAGCATCAGCGGCAAGGTGCAGGCAGAGCGCTCTTAGCAAAAGGAGCAGAGTTTTTGCTTCATCATGGCTTTTCAAGCATGTTTGTTTGGGTAATTGAGCAAAACCCCTCGATTTCATTTTATCAGGCCTATTCTCCTGAAAGAAAAGCGGAGGACAGCTTTGAAATTGCCGGAGAAAGACTGAAAGAAATTGGTTTTGGCTGGCCGGATCTTTCTGCTTTGAAAACGATTCTTAACAGGTAA
- the floT gene encoding flotillin lipid rafts scaffold protein FloT yields the protein MTMPIIIVIGVVFFLLIALLAVFITKYRTAGPDEALIVTGSYLGNKNVHVDEGGNRLKIVRGGGTFVLPVFQQAEPLSLLSSKLDVSTPEVYTEQGVPVMADGTAIIKIGGSIGEIATAAEQFLGKSKDDREQEAREVLEGHLRSILGSMTVEEIYKNREKFSQEVQRVASQDLAKMGLVIVSFTIKDVRDKNGYLESLGKPRIAQVKRDADIATAEADKETRIKRAEADKDAKKSELERATEIAEAEKTNQLKMAEYRREQDTAKANADQAYDLETARARKQVTEQEMQVKIIERQKQIELEEKEILRRERQYDSEVKKKADADRYSVEQSAAAEKAKQLAEADANKYSIEAMAKAEAEKVRIDGLAKAEAEKAKGETEAEVIRLKGLAEAEAKEKIAAAFEQYGQAAIFDMIVKMLPEYAKQAAAPLSNIDKITVVDTGGSGESSGANKVTSYATNLMSSLQESLKASSGIDVKEMIENFSGKGNVKQSLHELTNEIKEANGSKQEKND from the coding sequence ATGACTATGCCGATCATTATTGTCATCGGAGTTGTATTCTTTTTATTAATTGCACTGTTAGCCGTTTTTATCACAAAGTATCGTACGGCAGGGCCTGACGAAGCGTTAATCGTAACGGGGAGCTATCTTGGTAATAAAAATGTTCATGTCGATGAAGGGGGCAACCGTCTTAAAATCGTTCGCGGCGGAGGAACCTTTGTCCTTCCCGTCTTCCAGCAGGCAGAGCCGCTAAGCCTATTATCAAGCAAACTTGATGTTTCGACACCTGAAGTCTATACAGAACAAGGAGTACCTGTAATGGCTGATGGAACTGCGATTATTAAAATAGGCGGTTCTATAGGGGAAATCGCTACAGCGGCCGAACAATTTTTAGGAAAATCAAAAGATGACCGGGAGCAGGAAGCGCGTGAGGTTTTAGAAGGCCATCTTCGTTCCATTCTCGGCTCAATGACAGTCGAAGAAATTTATAAAAACAGAGAAAAATTCTCTCAAGAGGTGCAGCGTGTCGCTTCACAGGATCTCGCAAAAATGGGGCTTGTGATTGTCTCCTTTACCATTAAAGATGTACGTGATAAAAACGGTTACCTTGAATCATTAGGGAAACCGAGAATTGCTCAAGTAAAACGTGATGCTGATATCGCAACAGCAGAGGCTGATAAAGAAACCCGGATTAAGCGGGCGGAAGCAGATAAAGATGCAAAAAAATCAGAACTTGAACGGGCGACGGAAATCGCTGAAGCTGAAAAAACCAATCAGCTCAAAATGGCTGAATACCGCAGAGAACAAGATACGGCAAAAGCGAATGCCGATCAGGCATATGATTTAGAGACTGCCAGAGCGCGCAAGCAAGTCACAGAGCAGGAAATGCAGGTCAAAATTATCGAACGCCAAAAACAAATAGAACTAGAAGAAAAAGAAATTCTTCGCCGTGAACGCCAATACGACTCAGAGGTAAAGAAAAAAGCAGATGCAGACCGTTATTCTGTCGAGCAGTCCGCAGCAGCTGAGAAAGCCAAGCAGCTCGCGGAAGCCGATGCCAACAAGTATAGTATAGAAGCAATGGCGAAGGCAGAGGCGGAAAAAGTCAGAATTGACGGACTTGCAAAAGCAGAAGCTGAAAAAGCGAAAGGGGAAACAGAAGCTGAGGTTATCCGTCTAAAAGGTCTTGCAGAAGCGGAAGCAAAAGAGAAAATTGCCGCTGCCTTTGAACAGTACGGCCAGGCTGCGATTTTCGATATGATCGTAAAAATGCTTCCGGAATACGCGAAACAAGCAGCAGCACCTCTTTCAAATATTGATAAAATCACTGTTGTTGATACAGGGGGAAGCGGTGAATCAAGCGGCGCCAACAAAGTAACCAGCTATGCGACAAACTTAATGTCAAGCCTTCAAGAAAGCTTAAAAGCCTCATCGGGAATTGACGTAAAAGAAATGATTGAAAACTTTTCAGGAAAAGGAAACGTAAAACAAAGCCTTCACGAATTAACAAATGAAATAAAAGAAGCAAACGGGTCCAAACAAGAGAAGAATGACTAA
- a CDS encoding NfeD family protein, which translates to MELFGVPIQTIYLYTLIIAGSLTLLFLFFGDVFAGLSEGIPFLNPTLVLAFFTCFSAGGYIGELILPLSSLLTALFSCILSLILVILLHIFVLVPLSSAEESLAYKEDDLRGRIGKVITAVPVDGFGEVVIEGIGGTISKSAISFENQQISYGTTVLVVDIDNGVLSVTPHESI; encoded by the coding sequence TTGGAGTTGTTTGGCGTACCTATACAAACGATTTATCTTTATACGCTTATTATTGCGGGCAGTCTTACGCTATTATTTTTATTTTTCGGAGATGTATTTGCAGGACTGTCAGAAGGCATTCCGTTTCTTAATCCAACATTGGTGCTCGCGTTTTTCACATGTTTTTCAGCAGGCGGGTATATAGGCGAGCTCATATTGCCCCTGTCCAGCCTGTTGACCGCTCTTTTCTCTTGCATCCTTTCGCTCATTCTGGTGATATTGCTTCACATTTTTGTTCTGGTACCATTATCATCCGCAGAGGAATCATTGGCTTATAAAGAAGATGATCTAAGAGGGAGAATCGGTAAAGTGATTACAGCTGTTCCTGTTGACGGGTTTGGTGAAGTGGTCATTGAAGGGATAGGCGGCACCATCTCGAAGTCAGCGATCAGCTTTGAGAATCAGCAGATCAGTTACGGAACAACGGTTTTGGTCGTAGATATCGACAACGGAGTTCTTTCGGTTACTCCGCATGAATCTATTTAA
- a CDS encoding DinB family protein, whose amino-acid sequence MSIFNEARLETWNEVKRLSDERLNQKPSAEEWSIREVLDHLKKIDMAAQQMLKERVKEAPVKEVEEKTLEVAQDRNNKRKAPSHLEPEHDFISGSQMKRELDVVREQLTAAIASLKEEDFERVLPHPVFQELTVRQWIDFIGHHEKRHLSQIKEIKEKVGRA is encoded by the coding sequence ATGAGTATCTTTAATGAAGCCAGATTAGAGACGTGGAACGAAGTAAAAAGACTTTCTGATGAAAGGCTGAATCAAAAGCCTTCTGCTGAAGAATGGAGTATAAGGGAAGTTCTTGATCATTTGAAAAAAATCGATATGGCCGCACAACAAATGCTGAAGGAGCGTGTAAAGGAAGCTCCTGTTAAAGAAGTTGAAGAAAAAACGCTTGAGGTTGCACAGGACAGAAACAATAAGCGGAAAGCTCCGAGTCACCTAGAGCCTGAGCATGATTTTATTTCAGGCAGCCAAATGAAACGCGAGCTTGACGTGGTGAGAGAACAGCTGACAGCTGCAATTGCCTCGCTAAAAGAAGAAGATTTTGAGAGAGTGCTTCCGCATCCTGTGTTTCAGGAGCTGACTGTCAGACAGTGGATCGATTTTATCGGTCACCACGAAAAACGGCATCTCAGCCAGATTAAAGAAATTAAAGAAAAAGTGGGAAGGGCCTGA
- a CDS encoding MOSC domain-containing protein yields the protein MWKRMTAKTEGLYIADTESFVTKRMDKLDIDYGGIPGDLHFGLTKKAGAREPMFSRGTEIFNRRQISIVSIEECDELALKMGVSSILPEWLGANIAVSGIHDFTSLKEGSRLIFPSGAALLCEGENDPCIQPGEVIQSYYPDKPKLAPAFVRHALGIRGIVCIVERPGAVYAGDEIEVYSYHRKVKRKAERV from the coding sequence ATGTGGAAGCGTATGACTGCAAAAACAGAAGGCTTGTATATCGCAGATACAGAAAGTTTCGTAACAAAGCGAATGGACAAGCTCGATATTGATTATGGCGGCATCCCCGGTGACTTGCATTTTGGACTGACCAAAAAAGCGGGAGCCAGAGAACCAATGTTTTCAAGGGGGACCGAAATTTTCAACCGCAGACAAATTTCAATTGTTTCAATAGAGGAATGTGATGAGTTGGCTTTAAAAATGGGAGTGTCGAGTATTTTGCCGGAATGGCTCGGGGCGAATATCGCAGTCAGCGGAATACACGATTTCACTTCATTAAAAGAAGGGAGCCGGCTCATTTTTCCAAGCGGTGCCGCTTTGCTATGTGAGGGAGAAAATGATCCGTGTATCCAGCCGGGTGAAGTCATTCAGTCTTATTATCCGGACAAGCCGAAGCTGGCGCCGGCTTTCGTCCGCCACGCATTGGGCATAAGAGGAATTGTCTGTATTGTGGAGAGACCGGGCGCTGTTTACGCAGGCGATGAAATCGAAGTTTATTCCTATCATAGAAAAGTCAAACGAAAAGCAGAAAGGGTCTGA
- the gbsB gene encoding choline dehydrogenase: MTLNMKVESMHKFHTFEIPTVIKHGIGAVKHTGEEIAALGVSKALLVTDPGIYKAGVVDPVIESLKGAGIEVVLFNKVEPNPPVRLVNEGSELYKKENCNGLVAVGGGSSMDTAKAIGVEATHEGSVLDYEAADGKKPLENRIPPLTTIPTTAGTGSEVTQWAVITDEEREFKFNTGGPLIAAHLTIIDPELHISMPPHVTAMTGIDALAHAIECYTMKFAQPITDAVALMAIEYAAHYIKRAFADGEDLEARYGMAQAAMLAGLSYGSESAGAAHAMSQTLGGIIPVAHGQCVAAMMGPVMEYNWKGYPEKFARIAKAFGIDTSNMTTEEAAKASVNWMYDLVGDLEVPTLEEQGVSPDMIERLSKEAMKDPQTYGNPRDLNEKAYNWIYKRCFNLTPKTV; the protein is encoded by the coding sequence ATGACATTAAATATGAAAGTAGAAAGCATGCACAAATTCCACACATTTGAAATTCCGACTGTGATTAAGCACGGAATCGGAGCCGTCAAGCATACGGGAGAAGAAATAGCTGCGCTGGGCGTTTCGAAAGCACTCCTTGTCACAGACCCTGGGATTTATAAAGCCGGCGTCGTTGACCCTGTAATCGAATCACTAAAAGGAGCGGGCATTGAAGTTGTGCTCTTTAATAAAGTAGAGCCAAACCCGCCTGTCCGTCTTGTGAATGAAGGGTCTGAGCTATACAAAAAAGAGAACTGTAATGGTTTAGTGGCAGTCGGAGGCGGAAGCTCCATGGACACAGCGAAAGCAATTGGAGTAGAAGCAACACACGAAGGAAGCGTACTTGATTATGAAGCGGCAGATGGAAAAAAACCGCTAGAAAACCGGATCCCTCCGCTGACAACCATTCCGACAACAGCCGGAACAGGTTCAGAAGTAACCCAATGGGCTGTTATCACGGATGAAGAAAGAGAATTCAAGTTCAACACGGGCGGTCCGCTGATCGCAGCGCACCTGACCATCATTGATCCTGAGCTTCATATTTCAATGCCTCCGCATGTAACAGCCATGACGGGAATTGATGCGCTTGCTCATGCCATTGAGTGCTATACAATGAAATTTGCTCAGCCAATCACGGATGCAGTTGCCTTAATGGCGATTGAATATGCCGCTCATTACATTAAAAGAGCATTTGCTGACGGAGAGGATCTGGAAGCAAGATACGGAATGGCGCAGGCTGCGATGCTTGCAGGTCTTTCTTACGGCAGTGAATCAGCGGGCGCGGCTCATGCGATGAGCCAAACGCTTGGCGGCATTATTCCAGTCGCTCACGGTCAATGTGTGGCTGCGATGATGGGTCCTGTCATGGAATACAACTGGAAGGGCTATCCTGAGAAATTTGCACGTATTGCAAAAGCGTTCGGTATTGATACTAGCAATATGACAACAGAAGAAGCTGCGAAAGCATCTGTCAATTGGATGTATGACCTGGTCGGAGACTTAGAAGTACCGACTTTAGAAGAGCAGGGAGTATCGCCTGATATGATCGAACGCTTGTCAAAAGAAGCAATGAAAGATCCGCAAACCTACGGAAACCCTAGAGACTTAAATGAAAAAGCATACAATTGGATCTACAAGCGCTGTTTTAACCTTACACCTAAAACTGTATAA
- the betB gene encoding betaine-aldehyde dehydrogenase gives MSQTLYIDGEWISAEKEQIRNIINPFNQEEIATVSEGGREDAIKAIEAARRAFDKGEWSSLSGLERGKIVLKIAGLIRRDLDELAELESLDTGKTLEESKADMDDIANVFQYYSGLADKDGGEIISSPIPDSESKIIREPIGVCGQITPWNYPLLQASWKIAPALAAGNTIVMKPSEITPLTTIKVFKLMEEAGVPKGVANLVLGPGATVGDELAANKDVDLVSFTGGIETGKKIMRAASGNVKKIALELGGKNPNIVFKDADLEVAVDQALNAVFFHAGQVCSAGSRLLVEDAIYDQFLAELVKRAKRIKLGNGFDAETESGPLISAEHRAKVEKYVEIGIEEGAKLETGGKRPEDPALQNGFFYEPTIFSNCKSDMRIVQEEVFGPVLTVETFSSEDEVIALANDTIYGLAGAVWSKDIEKCERVAARLRMGTVWINDFHPYFAQAPWGGYKQSGFGRELGKIGLEEYTEVKHVYRNTKPAAVNWFNS, from the coding sequence ATGAGTCAAACATTATACATTGACGGTGAATGGATCAGCGCCGAAAAAGAGCAGATCCGCAACATTATCAACCCATTTAATCAAGAAGAAATTGCAACCGTAAGCGAGGGAGGGCGAGAGGACGCCATCAAGGCGATCGAAGCCGCGCGAAGAGCCTTTGACAAAGGAGAGTGGTCATCTCTATCCGGGCTTGAACGCGGGAAAATTGTTCTGAAAATTGCGGGATTAATTAGACGTGATCTTGATGAGCTGGCTGAACTTGAATCTCTTGATACAGGAAAAACACTCGAAGAAAGTAAGGCCGATATGGACGATATCGCCAATGTATTTCAATATTACTCCGGATTGGCAGACAAAGATGGCGGAGAGATCATTTCTTCTCCGATCCCTGATTCAGAGAGCAAAATCATCAGAGAGCCAATCGGGGTTTGCGGCCAGATTACTCCATGGAATTATCCGCTCCTGCAAGCGAGCTGGAAAATCGCGCCTGCACTGGCTGCAGGAAATACGATCGTCATGAAGCCGAGTGAGATCACGCCGCTAACGACAATCAAAGTGTTCAAGCTGATGGAAGAAGCGGGTGTTCCAAAAGGTGTCGCAAATCTCGTCCTTGGACCGGGAGCAACAGTGGGGGACGAGCTTGCCGCAAACAAAGACGTCGATTTGGTTTCGTTTACAGGGGGAATCGAAACAGGCAAAAAAATCATGCGGGCGGCAAGCGGAAACGTCAAAAAAATCGCACTTGAATTGGGCGGGAAAAATCCAAATATCGTTTTCAAGGACGCAGATTTAGAAGTTGCGGTCGATCAGGCATTAAACGCTGTATTTTTCCATGCCGGCCAAGTATGCTCCGCCGGTTCCCGCTTGCTTGTTGAAGATGCTATTTACGATCAATTTTTAGCAGAGCTTGTCAAACGGGCAAAACGCATAAAACTCGGAAATGGTTTTGACGCAGAGACTGAAAGCGGTCCGCTTATTTCTGCAGAGCACAGGGCAAAGGTAGAAAAATATGTAGAGATCGGAATAGAAGAAGGCGCGAAGCTCGAGACAGGCGGTAAACGTCCGGAAGACCCTGCGCTGCAAAACGGCTTTTTCTATGAACCTACTATTTTCTCAAACTGTAAATCGGATATGAGAATAGTTCAGGAAGAGGTATTCGGTCCTGTATTGACCGTCGAAACCTTCAGCTCGGAAGATGAGGTAATCGCGCTTGCGAATGATACCATCTATGGCTTGGCCGGAGCGGTATGGTCTAAAGATATTGAAAAGTGTGAACGCGTAGCAGCCCGCTTGAGAATGGGAACGGTTTGGATTAACGATTTCCATCCGTATTTTGCGCAGGCGCCATGGGGCGGCTATAAGCAGTCCGGATTCGGACGCGAGCTTGGAAAAATAGGCCTTGAAGAATATACAGAAGTCAAACATGTGTATCGCAATACAAAACCGGCAGCGGTTAATTGGTTCAATTCATAA
- a CDS encoding GbsR/MarR family transcriptional regulator has protein sequence MDENPEFAVIEQARDLVIDSIAETMDLYGITRSVGILYGTMYMRDEMTLDEMREELQMSKPSMSTGVKKLQDLNVVKKTFHRGIRKHTFVAEKDFFKFFTNFFPPKWEREVQVNVAAIEEAQADLQEVLNKEGLNEDLKNEALQLYEQLESSRAYYDWLKRLAESVQSGEIFKFIPIERK, from the coding sequence ATGGATGAAAATCCAGAATTTGCAGTTATAGAACAGGCTCGGGATCTTGTTATCGACTCCATTGCTGAAACGATGGATCTTTACGGAATTACCCGCAGTGTCGGGATTTTATATGGGACGATGTATATGCGGGATGAGATGACGCTTGACGAAATGCGTGAGGAATTGCAAATGAGCAAGCCAAGCATGAGCACAGGTGTCAAAAAACTTCAGGACTTAAATGTGGTGAAAAAAACTTTTCACCGGGGCATCCGCAAGCATACATTTGTAGCTGAAAAAGATTTTTTCAAATTTTTCACGAATTTCTTTCCGCCTAAATGGGAGCGGGAAGTTCAAGTAAATGTAGCAGCGATTGAGGAAGCCCAGGCTGATTTACAAGAGGTTTTAAACAAGGAAGGCCTCAATGAAGACCTCAAAAATGAAGCGCTGCAGCTTTACGAGCAGCTGGAAAGCTCTAGAGCCTACTATGATTGGCTGAAACGGCTTGCTGAATCGGTGCAGAGCGGGGAAATTTTTAAGTTTATACCAATCGAAAGAAAGTAA
- the bslA gene encoding biofilm surface layer hydrophobin BslA → MKRKLLSSLAIGALSLGLLVSAPTASFAAESKSTSAHTESTMRTQSTASLFATITGTSKTEWSFSDIELTYRPNTLLSLGVMEFTLPSGFTANTKDTMNGRALRETQILNNGKTVRIPLALDLLGAGEFKLKLNNKTLPAAGTYTFRAENKSLSIGNKFYAEASIDVAKRSTPPTQPCGCN, encoded by the coding sequence ATGAAACGTAAATTATTATCTTCTTTGGCAATTGGTGCATTAAGTCTCGGTTTACTCGTTTCTGCACCTACAGCTTCTTTCGCGGCTGAATCTAAATCAACTTCCGCTCATACTGAGTCTACTATGAGAACACAGTCAACAGCTTCATTATTTGCAACAATCACAGGGACCAGCAAAACGGAATGGTCTTTCTCCGATATCGAATTGACATACCGTCCAAATACGCTTCTCAGCCTTGGCGTTATGGAATTTACATTGCCAAGCGGATTTACTGCAAATACAAAAGACACAATGAACGGGCGTGCGTTGCGTGAAACACAGATCCTTAATAACGGGAAAACAGTAAGAATCCCTCTGGCACTTGATTTGTTAGGAGCTGGCGAATTCAAATTAAAACTGAATAACAAAACTCTTCCTGCCGCTGGTACATATACTTTCCGTGCGGAGAATAAATCATTGAGCATCGGAAATAAATTTTATGCAGAAGCCAGTATTGACGTTGCTAAGCGCAGCACTCCTCCGACTCAGCCATGCGGCTGCAACTAA
- the ktrA gene encoding potassium uptake protein KtrA, whose product MGKIKNKQFAVIGLGRFGGSICKELHRMGHEVLAIDINEEKVNAYASYATHAVIANATEENELLSLGIRNFEYVVVAIGANIQASTLTTLLLKEFDIPNIWVKAQNHYHHKVLEKIGADRIIHPEKDMGVKIAQSLSDENVLNYIDLSDEYSIVELLATRKLNSKSITDLNVRTKYGCTILAIKHHGDIRLSPAPEDIIHEQDCLVIMGHKKDIRRFENEGM is encoded by the coding sequence TTGGGAAAAATAAAAAATAAGCAATTTGCCGTGATTGGGCTGGGCCGGTTTGGCGGAAGCATTTGCAAAGAGCTGCACAGAATGGGGCATGAGGTCCTTGCAATTGATATCAACGAAGAAAAGGTAAATGCATACGCTTCTTACGCAACTCATGCGGTGATTGCCAACGCCACCGAAGAAAACGAATTGCTATCGTTAGGAATACGCAATTTTGAATATGTGGTTGTTGCGATCGGAGCGAATATTCAAGCAAGTACCCTGACCACCTTATTATTAAAAGAATTTGACATCCCGAATATTTGGGTCAAAGCTCAAAACCATTATCACCATAAGGTGCTTGAAAAAATCGGCGCTGACCGTATCATTCACCCTGAAAAGGACATGGGCGTCAAGATCGCACAAAGCCTTTCTGATGAGAACGTTTTAAATTACATTGATTTATCTGATGAGTACAGTATTGTCGAGCTGCTGGCAACACGCAAGCTTAATTCAAAATCAATTACTGATCTGAATGTAAGAACGAAGTACGGCTGTACAATCCTTGCCATTAAACACCATGGAGATATCCGGCTTTCTCCAGCACCTGAAGACATCATTCACGAACAAGATTGCCTGGTGATCATGGGGCACAAAAAGGATATTAGACGTTTTGAAAACGAAGGGATGTAG